A window from Pseudomonas sp. MRSN 12121 encodes these proteins:
- a CDS encoding DUF2288 domain-containing protein, with product MTQEPSTLYAKLLGETASITWKELEPFFAKGALLWVDADLDLIEAAEAMAENQAGKVSAWLAAEKVSKVSATRTLDLVERDPLLWAVVVSPWILVQERAQPAA from the coding sequence ATGACTCAAGAACCTAGCACCCTCTATGCCAAGCTGCTTGGTGAAACCGCATCCATTACCTGGAAGGAGCTGGAGCCGTTCTTCGCCAAGGGTGCCCTATTGTGGGTCGACGCCGACCTGGATTTGATCGAGGCGGCCGAGGCAATGGCTGAGAACCAGGCCGGAAAAGTCTCTGCCTGGCTGGCCGCCGAGAAGGTGAGCAAAGTGTCTGCGACGCGGACGCTGGATCTGGTGGAACGCGATCCGTTGCTGTGGGCGGTGGTGGTTTCGCCATGGATCCTGGTCCAGGAAAGGGCGCAGCCCGCAGCGTGA